The genome window AATGAGACAAAGAAAAAAATCAAGCATATTGAGCATGAAATTGATGTTAGTCGTGAAGAGCTTGCAGCAATTCAGGCATCAATTGCCTTAATGGAATCTTCACAATCCTATTCTGATAGTTTATACCATTTTGAGATGGAAAAAGAACTGTTAAATAAGCTGGCAAAAGAATGGTCGATATTAAAAATTGCCAAAGAACTGCTTGTTGATACGAAACGGGATTACCGTGATAAATATTTGCCGAAAGTAATCGAGAAGACATCAATTTTCTTCCAAGAATTAACGGGGAACACATATTGTCGTGTGTATGCACCTAATGAAGATAAACCGTTTCAAGTAGAACTTGAAAGTGGAATTCGTTTTTCTATTGATGAGTTATCACAAGGGACAATCGATCAATTATATGTTGCTCTGAGACTTGCAACAAGTTTGATTTTAAGTGAAGATCATCGTCTGCCATTCATTATTGATGATGCATTTGTCCATTTTGATTCGGTGCGTACGAAGCGCATGATGAGAATCTTGGAATCTATTGCAACGGAACAGCAAGTAATTGTTTTTACGTGCAAGACAGAAGTTGTTGAATCCTCTAAAGCAAGCACAATGATTCCTTTATCCAATATATGATGAAAATGCGCAAATGATTATCGTATGTGGTTCCATAAAATGATCATGTTCGCATTTCCTAACAAATAGTGATAAACTATTTGCAAATTATATTAGGTGGAGGGACACCAAATTGCCAGACAACAAAGAAAATGCAAATTGGGATTTATATGAAGTAACTATTGACAAATTCATTCAGGTGATTGCTAAAAACATGAACTTATATGGAATTACACCTTCCATTGGACGATTATATGGCGTCTTATATTTTTCAGAAGAGCCAATGACACTAGATGATATGCGCGAGGCATTATCAATGAGTAAAACAAGTATGTCTACAGGTGTACGCACGTTATCCGATATGAAAATGGTAGAATCCACTTTTAAAAAAGGTATTCGCAAAGATCTTTATCAAGCGGAAGAGGATTGGTATAAATCGTTTACTTCTCTATTCGGCAATCGTTGGCGAAAACAAACAGAAACGAATATTGAAGAAGCACAGGAATCGATTGAGAAGCTTGAACAATTACTTCATGAAACAGAAGATGAACAATTAAAGGACAGAATTAAGCAAGACTTAATGAAACTATATTACGCTAAAAATTACTATGATTGGTTAATGAAATTTATCACTGTCATGGCCTCGGGAGAGATATTTAACTATATACCTAAAAATAAATAATAAGACGAGGAATTGGGATTGGCACATAATTGATCTCGATTGATGCTAATTTTTTTCACCTTGGGGAGGGGAATGAAAGATGAAGAAAGGAATAGGTTATACATCGATTGGCGAAACGTTTGATGATTTTATTTTAATCAAAGATGCTACAAAGGGAACTGCCAGTAATGGAAAAGCATTTCTAACATTGATTTTACGAGATGCTACAGGGGAAATTGAAGCGAAGCTCTGGGACGTTTCGAAAGAAGATGAAGAATTATTCGTACCTGAACAAATCATTAAAGTGACTGGTGATGTAAACCAATTTCGTGGAAGGGCACAGCTTAAAATTGTTTCAATTCGTCCTGTTCAAGTAACCGATGGTGTGCAGATCTCGGATTTCATTGAGAAAGCACCAGTTGAAAAGGAGATTTTGACGGAGAAGCTGACAGAAGCAATATTTGAAATGGAAAATCCAACGATACAACGGATTGTTCGAGCATTTATTAAAAAGTACCAAGAAAAACTGCTCGTATATCCTGCTGCATCAAGAAATCATCATGCATACGCATCAGGGCTTGCACATCATATCGTAAGCATGCTGCAAATCGCTAGGGAGTTACATAAGCTATACCCGCAAATTAATAAGGACCTATTGTATGCAGGAATTATTTTACATGACATTGGAAAGATTAAAGAACTGTCAGGAATCATTTCTACTAGCTATACACTTGAAGGAAAATTACTTGGCCATATTCCAATTATGGTTGAGGAAATCGGACTCATGGCACGGGACTTAAAAATAGAAGGGGAAGAAGTATTGATTCTCCAGCATTTAGTGCTAAGTCACCATGGTAAAGCAGAATGGGGCAGTCCAACTCCACCACTTGTCAGGGAAGCAGAACTTTTACATTTTATTGATTTAATCGATGCGAAAATGAATATGCTGAATTCAGCATTAAATAAAGTTAAACCAGGAGAGTTTACGGAGAGATTATTTGCAATGGATAATCGAGCGTTCTATAAACCGACCTTTGAAGAAAACTAAGCAACAGTGATAATTTAATTCCTTTGTTCATATAGATTAGTATAGATAGTTGGACAAGGGGGCTAAAGAATGATTGCTGGAATACCTTGGTGGGTTATCGTTGTTATTGCGTTAATTTTTGTTAGTGCATATATGGCATTTAAGGCAAGACTCGCTGAAAGTAGATTGGAACAACAATTCATTGAACGTGAGGGAAGAATCTACATTGAACGAATTGAGAGCGAGAGGGAAGCAAGGGAAAATAGAAAAAGAGAATTATCGAATTAGCATTGCGCTTTGGAAAATGCATGTTAGATTATTATTTAATAGAAAATGAGCTGGACTGCTGGACCGAATGAAAATTTGGTCTGGCAGTTTTGTTATTTTTGATTGCACAATTGAATTAGATAGCGACCTGATGCAAATTTTTGCGGATTAAAAGGATATTCACCTTACAAATTAGAAATCCATGCTTGCTTCTTATAGTTACTCCTTTATTACTATAGCGTGATTATTAATACCTATAAAGGTAATATATTCCAAATGTTATCATACTTTCTACTGATATTAGCACCCCGAGTAATATGTTAGAATAGTAACAGTTTTGAAAAATGGAGGGATAAATTTTGAGAAAGTTATTCATGTTACTTACTGCCATGATAGTAACCACACTGATTTTAAGTGCCTGTGGAAGTGAAAAGGATGAAGAACCAGCAAATGCTTCGGAAGCGGAAAGTGAAGAAGCTGTTACGCAAGAAGAGGAAGAACCAGCAGAAGAACCGGCTGCAGAGACGGAAGATGCTCATGTAGCGGAAGTCGAAGAGGGTTCGGAAGAGCAGACTGATGAGGTTAGCAGTACGGAAGGGGCAACGAGTGATTTCTCGGAACTAATAACATATATGGAAGAGGAGACGGAAGGAACAGCAAACGTAATATATGAAAATGCGGAACCTCAAGTACATACAATGGAAGATGTATCAGTTTCACTTGATTCGTACTCATTAGTTGAACTAACTGATTTCCATACGGATTACAGTATTCCATTCGATGACGAAATAGATGGTGGAGTAATCATAGCCCAGTATACGGTAACAAATAATCGTGCTGAGGATGTGTATTACATGCCTGCATTTTATGCGTCCTTTACTGGTGCACCTAAGGATTACAATAATTACAGGGATTTATTGCCGCTTGAAGGTCAACTGCCTTCTAAATTAGCGCCTGATAATGATTATTTATTGAAAGCTGGCGAATCAGCAACAGGCTTTTACACTTATCCATTTGGCAAGGAACATTTAGAATCAGCTTTAGATGCATCTACTGTAACAGTAGAAGTTCCTGAACCAATTCTTGAAAAAGGAGATTTTGGTTCATCAATAGGTAAGAAAGGGACATTTACACTGAGTCTAAATGAAGCTGGTGCTGAAAAGGTTGCTGCTAATGCTGCATTTTATCAAGACAGAGTTACAGCAGAAGATATGGGTGAAAAAACGATGCTGGAAGAAGCTGAAGGGATCAATAAAAGCGAAGCTATAGGTGATGTTACTGTTACGCTTGATGGCTATCAATTCACAGAGTTTACTCCTAATGAAGTAGAAGCACCACGGTTTGAGAATTTTACGAATGGAATTGTACTTTTAACGGTGAAATTTAATCTAGATAATAAAGGATCGGAAGCAATTGGTTTAACTCTTACGCCTTCGAAGTTAACGGTGAATGATGGTGCACAGTACATGCTCCAGGAAGGAATGCTTCTTAATTATAGCTATGATGATCTGATTAATGCGGGAGAATCCGGAGAGTTGTTACAAATATATGCTATGGATAAGGAACAGTATGATAAGATCTGGAAAGATAAAGCATTTGAAATAGAAATTGGGCCATTTAAAAATCAAGATGCGGAAGACATCTCAAAAGGAAAGACAGCTAATTTTGAACTATAAGCATTTATAATAAATAAGAGGTCGCCCAATGGACGACCTCTTATTTATTATATTATTATTCTTTCTTTGTATCTGCTTCAGTTTCTGTATCCTTTTTAGTGTCAGCATCTTCTTCTGTCGCACTGCCTTCTTCTGTATCTGCTTTTTCAGCAGGTTTGAATAAATCTTTATATTCATCGATTTTAACATCAACATTTGCATCTTCAATTAAGCCATTAACTTTTTCTTGCAACTGTGTTTGATCTACTTTCTGTGCAACTAGCTCACGACGTAACTCTTCTTTAACATCTTCAAATTTGCCAATGCTTTCTTCTTTTTCACGAACATCATTCACTTTAATAATATGGAAACCGTGTTGTGTTTGAACAGGATCACTGATGTCACCAGGCTTCATACTGAATGCTGCATCTTCGAATTCAGGAACCATTTGTCCAGTAGAGAAATATCCTAAGTTACCGCCATCTTCAGCTGTGCCATCTGTAGAATATTCAGCAGCAAGTTCAGCGAAATCTCCGCCTTCATCAAGCTTTTTCTTTACTTCATTTGCAGTTTTTTCATCTGCAACGAGTATATGGGATGCATCTACTTCTTTATTTTTCTTATCATATAGTTCTTGTAGCTCTTCATCTGTTACTTCTACTTCTTCAGCAGCTGCTTGTTCTTGCAGAAGTGAAATCTTGATAATATTACGCAATGTATCTTCATCACCAAATTGCTGTGTGATTAACATATCATACTGTTCACCGTACATATCTTTCATCGATTGAATTTCACTATCAATATCTTCTTTTTTTACTTCATAATTATCTTCTAATACTTTTACGGTTACCATTTCTTGAAGAATGCCTTCACCGTATCTTGATTTTAATTCATTGTAAAACTCATCTTGCGTTATATTCCCAGCACTTGTTTCGACGACAACCTCGTCATTCGAACTACAAGCTCCTAAGGTTAATACACTTGCTGATAACGCTGTAGCGATTATTAGTTTCTTCATCCATTAACACTCCTAATCTGTTTCGTACTTCTATTTTCACACTGATTAATATACCATACTTTAATATAAAATAAATAGTCAGACACCGATTTACCATGAAAATACCTTTATTCTGCCACATTATCTTTCAAAATTTTGATGGCAAGAAGCTGTTTAATTGGGAAATAATCAAAATAAAAAGGACCTGATATGATTCGGATCCTTAGTTTGCTTTCAATAATATATCTACTCCATCCTGTCCTTTTTCGATGTAGGCGGTTTTGGGAGCATGGATTATTTGCTTAATATACCAAAAATCGATAAATGAAATACCGATATGGATACAGGTAAGAAGTAAAATATATACAAAGTATTCTCTAAAGTAATAACTTGTTATAAGGCCAGGTAATGTTAATAGTAGAGTTGGTGCTATTGCCACTATAATTGCTGCTTTCTTTGTTAAATGTGTTTTTACGTAATAATTAATAGGAAGTCCAGTTGATTTCGTTTGATTGAAAATTATTTTTACTCGTTTCTTCATCATGATTAATGGTAGAATATGCATAGATGTATGCAGGAATGGTAATATGCACAATACGATAATAAATGGTATAGTCCCAGCTTCATCCACATAATTTACCTCATGAATAATGGAAAAGGGAACATAGAGTAGGATAAAGGTTAATATCGCTACTAAGGATGATGTTAGAAAAAGGCGATTCTGCCCAAATTCTTTCGTCGAACTTACTGATTTCCAACAATTCATGATGAGCCTCCACGATTATTTATTAGATAGTTAAGAAAATATTACATAGCTACAACTAAGACTTTCACTGAAATGCAAGGTAAAACCTTTGTTTTGTAAATATAATAATGTCACTTGATGAATAATAGTATGTTTGCAGACAAAAATCAATAGCTTTTTTAATAATTACGTGTAAAATTTATTACATAATAGATAAAGTTCACCACAATACTTTTTTCAATATAAGTTAAGGATAATTGTAGGGGAATTAAAATTGTCTTGATAGTATAAAACAATACATTAATTTAGATTTTGGGGGGAATTGGAATGAAAGAAATAAAGATAAACGATTCAAGTTCATTTCACATTCATTTACTATCTAAAGTTATCGACATGGACCAATATCCATTTATTAAGTTAATCATTGAAAATAATATCACTTTTGAAGAGTATAAAGAATTGATGGGCTCACTACATAAATTAAATGAAACATTTGAGCAACAAAAAGAGGAAGGGCTAATGGATTATACAATATTACTAATTCATTTCGCAGGGATGCTGAATGAAAAGTTAGAGCCGAATCGAACCATTTATGCATTAAAAAAAGAAGGATATTTTCCTTCTTTAATGAATACATTTATTGAAATTATTAATCGTGATGAAGCCAAATATAAACGAAGATAATTGATTATCTATTTATATTTTGTTTCATCTCATTAAATAGCATCTCTATCTGTAAGTGAAAGCTAATAATATTATCTAAACGATTCATTAGTTGCTTATGGTCTTTTATAGAAGGGTTATTTTCTCCTTCTGTTTTAGAAAGTTGTTTAATATCCTCTAGTCCATCCAGTTGCTGGTTGGTAGCGTCAATCCATCTGTTAAGGTAGGTATTCATAAATGCTTTGAATAGCTGTGAATTGGCTTCGTAAAGATCTTTCCTTATGCCTTTTTTCCATACCCGTGTAACAAGGTTTAACTCCAGTAAACTTCTTATATTAGTACTCATTGAAGTCTTGCTTTTCCCCAATGCTTCACTCATTTCGTCCAATGTTAAAGCTTCCTCTGAAAGATAGAGATATATAAATAAACGTGCTTCAAGTGTTGTTAACCCAAACATTTCAATAGTTTTAGAAAATTCAATTATTATTTTATCAGCAATCTTTGTATTATTTGGTGTAACCATAATATCCTCCCAATCTTTTCTATCTATAGGGTACACTAGAATGAGTTTTAATAAAAATCGAGGATTATACTGGATATTGAAGTATTTGGAAGGTATTAAGAGGATAGAGTATGTATTTTACGTACAGTTTAAACTGTACGTAAAATACATACAAATATGACCGAATATAAAGTTTGAAATAAAATTATACAAAGTTTATAGTTATGAAGTGGATTGCTTACATCGATTCTCACATTTATAATTTTATTCTTAAATGGCTGGTAAGAAGTTTAAAAACTTTCTCACTGCATAAGTAAAACAAAGGCAGTCGCTAAAAAGCTTAGCTGAGCTTAGTTTTCAAAAATAATAATCAAAGAGGTGAAAAAATGTGGCAGTAATAGAAGTAAAAAATCTAACAAAGGTATTTGGTAAAAATACAAAGCAAGCATTGCAGCTCCTTGATAAAGGCTTGACAAAGGAAGCCATATTAAAAGAAACAGGTAATAGTGTAGGGGTTAACCGGGCGTCATTTAGTGTTGAAGCAGGTGAAATATTTGTTATTATGGGCTTGTCAGGTAGTGGTAAGTCAACACTAATTCGCTTGATAAACCGTCTAATTGAACCAACTGAGGGAAATATTCTCATTGATGGTGAAGATTTATCAAAAATGGATAAAAAAGCTCTCCGTAAAGCTCGACGTGAAAAAATGAGCATGGTGTTTCAGCAGTTTGCATTA of Oceanobacillus zhaokaii contains these proteins:
- a CDS encoding GbsR/MarR family transcriptional regulator; the encoded protein is MPDNKENANWDLYEVTIDKFIQVIAKNMNLYGITPSIGRLYGVLYFSEEPMTLDDMREALSMSKTSMSTGVRTLSDMKMVESTFKKGIRKDLYQAEEDWYKSFTSLFGNRWRKQTETNIEEAQESIEKLEQLLHETEDEQLKDRIKQDLMKLYYAKNYYDWLMKFITVMASGEIFNYIPKNK
- the yhaM gene encoding 3'-5' exoribonuclease YhaM encodes the protein MKKGIGYTSIGETFDDFILIKDATKGTASNGKAFLTLILRDATGEIEAKLWDVSKEDEELFVPEQIIKVTGDVNQFRGRAQLKIVSIRPVQVTDGVQISDFIEKAPVEKEILTEKLTEAIFEMENPTIQRIVRAFIKKYQEKLLVYPAASRNHHAYASGLAHHIVSMLQIARELHKLYPQINKDLLYAGIILHDIGKIKELSGIISTSYTLEGKLLGHIPIMVEEIGLMARDLKIEGEEVLILQHLVLSHHGKAEWGSPTPPLVREAELLHFIDLIDAKMNMLNSALNKVKPGEFTERLFAMDNRAFYKPTFEEN
- a CDS encoding sporulation YhaL family protein, whose product is MIAGIPWWVIVVIALIFVSAYMAFKARLAESRLEQQFIEREGRIYIERIESEREARENRKRELSN
- a CDS encoding DUF5068 domain-containing protein, which codes for MLRKLFMLLTAMIVTTLILSACGSEKDEEPANASEAESEEAVTQEEEEPAEEPAAETEDAHVAEVEEGSEEQTDEVSSTEGATSDFSELITYMEEETEGTANVIYENAEPQVHTMEDVSVSLDSYSLVELTDFHTDYSIPFDDEIDGGVIIAQYTVTNNRAEDVYYMPAFYASFTGAPKDYNNYRDLLPLEGQLPSKLAPDNDYLLKAGESATGFYTYPFGKEHLESALDASTVTVEVPEPILEKGDFGSSIGKKGTFTLSLNEAGAEKVAANAAFYQDRVTAEDMGEKTMLEEAEGINKSEAIGDVTVTLDGYQFTEFTPNEVEAPRFENFTNGIVLLTVKFNLDNKGSEAIGLTLTPSKLTVNDGAQYMLQEGMLLNYSYDDLINAGESGELLQIYAMDKEQYDKIWKDKAFEIEIGPFKNQDAEDISKGKTANFEL
- a CDS encoding peptidylprolyl isomerase produces the protein MKKLIIATALSASVLTLGACSSNDEVVVETSAGNITQDEFYNELKSRYGEGILQEMVTVKVLEDNYEVKKEDIDSEIQSMKDMYGEQYDMLITQQFGDEDTLRNIIKISLLQEQAAAEEVEVTDEELQELYDKKNKEVDASHILVADEKTANEVKKKLDEGGDFAELAAEYSTDGTAEDGGNLGYFSTGQMVPEFEDAAFSMKPGDISDPVQTQHGFHIIKVNDVREKEESIGKFEDVKEELRRELVAQKVDQTQLQEKVNGLIEDANVDVKIDEYKDLFKPAEKADTEEGSATEEDADTKKDTETEADTKKE
- a CDS encoding DUF3267 domain-containing protein, encoding MNCWKSVSSTKEFGQNRLFLTSSLVAILTFILLYVPFSIIHEVNYVDEAGTIPFIIVLCILPFLHTSMHILPLIMMKKRVKIIFNQTKSTGLPINYYVKTHLTKKAAIIVAIAPTLLLTLPGLITSYYFREYFVYILLLTCIHIGISFIDFWYIKQIIHAPKTAYIEKGQDGVDILLKAN
- a CDS encoding DUF1878 family protein translates to MKEIKINDSSSFHIHLLSKVIDMDQYPFIKLIIENNITFEEYKELMGSLHKLNETFEQQKEEGLMDYTILLIHFAGMLNEKLEPNRTIYALKKEGYFPSLMNTFIEIINRDEAKYKRR
- a CDS encoding GbsR/MarR family transcriptional regulator; this translates as MVTPNNTKIADKIIIEFSKTIEMFGLTTLEARLFIYLYLSEEALTLDEMSEALGKSKTSMSTNIRSLLELNLVTRVWKKGIRKDLYEANSQLFKAFMNTYLNRWIDATNQQLDGLEDIKQLSKTEGENNPSIKDHKQLMNRLDNIISFHLQIEMLFNEMKQNINR